One genomic window of Oncorhynchus clarkii lewisi isolate Uvic-CL-2024 chromosome 5, UVic_Ocla_1.0, whole genome shotgun sequence includes the following:
- the LOC139409004 gene encoding acetyl-coenzyme A thioesterase-like isoform X2, whose protein sequence is MEVGRCVCRGLSGCIAAHQRRLYDLLRCWTKAESHARCPRYDPNWWMGKDTTRRLSLGRKSDWTGSTLYIIISCKQTEVPLSVPWDISNQVSLHTLENQMLCFKVETHVNVPAEQAFHLLSDLRRRHEWDRHYPDPYLIALPLRNTPGEKFSVQASVSARSPTQDLLLQPGHTGSPPLYFQRHCRPFFQLLRHLSLLQQVQRGEQRQPSHPAPF, encoded by the exons ATGgaggtaggtaggtgtgtgtgcagAGGCCTATCAGGGTGCATTGCGGCACATCAACGTCGCCTTTATGACCTTTTGAGGTGCTGGACAAAGGCAGAAAGCCACGCACGTTGCCCCAGATACGACCCAAACTGGTG GATGGGGAAAGACACTACAAGAAGGCTATCGCTAGGAAGAAAATCCGACTGGacag GAAGTACATTATATATTATTATCTCCTGCAAACAAACGGAGGTGCCTCTGTCTGTACCCTGGGACATCAGCAACCAG GTCAGTCTGCACACTCTGGAGAACCAAATGCTTTGTTTTAAGGTAGAGACTCATGTCAACGTCCCCGCTGAACAGGCCTTCCATCTGCTCTCAGACCTGCGCAGGAGACATGAGTGGGACAGGCATTACCC GGACCCATACCTGATTGCCCTGCCACTAAGGAATACACCCGGGGAGAAGTTCTCTGTGCAGGCTTCAGTATCTGCGAGGAGTCCGACTCAGG ATCTCCTACTACAACCAGGCCACACCGGGAGTCCTCCATTATATTTCCAACGACATTGCAGGCCTTTCTTCCAGCTTCTACGGCACCTTTCACTCTTGCAGCAAgtacagagaggagaacagagacagCCTAGCCACCCTGCCCCCTTCTGA
- the LOC139409004 gene encoding acetyl-coenzyme A thioesterase-like isoform X1 — MEVGRCVCRGLSGCIAAHQRRLYDLLRCWTKAESHARCPRYDPNWWMGKDTTRRLSLGRKSDWTGSTLYIIISCKQTEVPLSVPWDISNQVSLHTLENQMLCFKVETHVNVPAEQAFHLLSDLRRRHEWDRHYPQCDVIVQAERMTPSTVWPLRVDPYLIALPLRNTPGEKFSVQASVSARSPTQDLLLQPGHTGSPPLYFQRHCRPFFQLLRHLSLLQQVQRGEQRQPSHPAPF, encoded by the exons ATGgaggtaggtaggtgtgtgtgcagAGGCCTATCAGGGTGCATTGCGGCACATCAACGTCGCCTTTATGACCTTTTGAGGTGCTGGACAAAGGCAGAAAGCCACGCACGTTGCCCCAGATACGACCCAAACTGGTG GATGGGGAAAGACACTACAAGAAGGCTATCGCTAGGAAGAAAATCCGACTGGacag GAAGTACATTATATATTATTATCTCCTGCAAACAAACGGAGGTGCCTCTGTCTGTACCCTGGGACATCAGCAACCAG GTCAGTCTGCACACTCTGGAGAACCAAATGCTTTGTTTTAAGGTAGAGACTCATGTCAACGTCCCCGCTGAACAGGCCTTCCATCTGCTCTCAGACCTGCGCAGGAGACATGAGTGGGACAGGCATTACCC ACAATGTGATGTGATCGTCCAGGCAGAGAGAATGACACCATCAACCGTGTGGCCACTCCGTGT GGACCCATACCTGATTGCCCTGCCACTAAGGAATACACCCGGGGAGAAGTTCTCTGTGCAGGCTTCAGTATCTGCGAGGAGTCCGACTCAGG ATCTCCTACTACAACCAGGCCACACCGGGAGTCCTCCATTATATTTCCAACGACATTGCAGGCCTTTCTTCCAGCTTCTACGGCACCTTTCACTCTTGCAGCAAgtacagagaggagaacagagacagCCTAGCCACCCTGCCCCCTTCTGA